One Aegilops tauschii subsp. strangulata cultivar AL8/78 chromosome 7, Aet v6.0, whole genome shotgun sequence genomic window carries:
- the LOC141027744 gene encoding uncharacterized protein isoform X2 — protein MTIWGNHSTTQVPNFLNAKINGRPVKEVIKDTKWLEEDFPITVQKVHGEGGGAAEAVAPGVREGVTDRCRRLARGGLHVFMTSHLPSISHNVFREMLPLVIHLCKARSRMSRQSWE, from the exons ATGACTATTTGGGGAAACCATTCAACAACTCAG GTTCCTAATTTCTTGAATGCCAAAATTAATGGGAGGCCAGTAAAAGAAGTCATCAAAGATACAAAGTGGCTAGAAGAGGATTTTCCTATAACTGTTCAAAAG GTACATGGAGAAGGTGGTGGTGCCGCCGAGGCTGTTGCTCCCGGTGTTAGAGAGGGCGTCACTGACCGATGCCGCCGGCTTGCCCGAGGTGGCCTGCACGTCTTCATGACCAGCCATCTCCCCAG CATCTCGCACAATGTATTCAGAGAGATGCTGCCACTAGTGATACATCTGTGCAAAGCCAGATCCAGAATGAGTCGACAGAGTTGGGAGTAG